One Vitis riparia cultivar Riparia Gloire de Montpellier isolate 1030 chromosome 4, EGFV_Vit.rip_1.0, whole genome shotgun sequence genomic window carries:
- the LOC117912363 gene encoding ammonium transporter 1 member 2-like, translating into MTSLNCSAADLTPLLAGAATNTTAVADYLCSRFDAIAARLSDTTYAVDSTYLLFSAYLVFAMQLGFAMLCAGSVRAKNTMNIMLTNVLDAAAGAISYYLFGFAFAFGSPSNGFIGRHFFGLKDFPSSSFDYSYFLYQWAFAIAAAGITSGSIAERTQFVAYLIYSFFLTGFVYPVVSHWFWSPDGWASPTRSNGDLLFGSGAIDFAGSGVVHMVGGVAGLWGALIEGPRIGRFDRTGRSITLRGHSASLVVLGSFLLWFGWYGFNPGSFITILKSYGESGGYYGQWSAVGRTAVTTTLAGCTAALTTLFGKRLLVGHWNVTDVCNGLLGGFAAITSGCSVVEPWAAIVCGFVAAWVLIGCNKLAERVEYDDPLEAAQLHGGCGAWGLLFTGLFATEEYVKEVYAGPSDRPYGLLMGGGGKLLAAQFIQIIVVSGWVTVTMGPLFYALHKLKLLRISSEDEMAGMDLTRHGGFAYVYNEDDELSFKPGLPLGRVEPTNSHQNSPPQPAV; encoded by the coding sequence ATGACTTCTCTCAACTGCTCCGCCGCCGACCTCACCCCCCTCCTCGCCGGTGCAGCTACCAACACCACTGCCGTCGCCGACTACCTCTGCTCCCGCTTTGACGCCATCGCCGCCAGACTCTCCGACACCACCTACGCCGTCGATTCCACCTACCTTCTCTTCTCTGCCTACCTTGTCTTCGCCATGCAGCTCGGCTTCGCCATGCTCTGCGCCGGTTCCGTCCGCGCTAAAAACACCATGAACATCATGCTCACCAACGTCCTCGACGCTGCTGCCGGAGCCATCTCCTATTACCTCTTCGGCTTCGCTTTCGCCTTTGGCTCTCCCTCCAACGGCTTCATCGGCCGTCATTTCTTTGGCTTAAAGGATTTTCCTTCATCCTCTTTCGACTACAGCTACTTCCTCTACCAATGGGCCTTCGCTATAGCGGCCGCCGGCATCACCAGCGGCTCCATAGCGGAGCGGACCCAGTTCGTGGCTTACCTCATTTACTCTTTTTTCTTGACTGGCTTTGTTTACCCGGTTGTTTCACACTGGTTTTGGTCCCCTGATGGCTGGGCCAGCCCGACCCGGTCCAACGGAGACCTTCTATTCGGATCGGGAGCCATAGATTTTGCCGGGTCGGGCGTGGTTCATATGGTCGGAGGCGTTGCAGGTCTGTGGGGCGCCTTAATTGAAGGACCCAGGATCGGACGGTTCGATAGGACCGGCCGATCTATAACTTTACGAGGGCATAGTGCTTCTTTGGTTGTGCTCGGTTCGTTTTTGCTTTGGTTCGGTTGGTACGGGTTCAACCCCGGTTCGTTCATCACGATATTAAAATCATACGGTGAGAGTGGGGGGTATTATGGTCAATGGAGCGCAGTTGGGAGGACTGCCGTCACAACTACATTGGCTGGGTGCACAGCGGCGCTCACCACCTTATTTGGCAAACGCCTATTGGTGGGTCACTGGAACGTGACAGATGTCTGTAACGGTCTCTTAGGAGGTTTTGCGGCCATCACCTCTGGGTGCTCCGTGGTGGAACCATGGGCGGCGATTGTGTGCGGGTTCGTGGCAGCTTGGGTTCTCATAGGATGCAACAAGCTAGCGGAGAGAGTAGAGTACGATGATCCCCTAGAGGCGGCGCAGCTTCATGGGGGGTGCGGCGCGTGGGGGTTGTTGTTCACGGGACTGTTCGCGACGGAGGAGTATGTGAAAGAGGTGTATGCGGGGCCGTCGGATAGACCGTACGGGTTGCTGATGGGCGGCGGTGGGAAGCTGCTTGCAGCTCAGTTTATTCAGATAATAGTGGTGTCCGGATGGGTGACGGTAACAATGGGCCCATTGTTTTACGCACTGCATAAGCTGAAATTGTTGAGGATCTCTAGCGAAGATGAGATGGCAGGAATGGATCTGACCAGGCACGGTGGATTTGCTTATGTGTACAACGAGGATGATGAGTTGTCATTTAAACCGGGTCTTCCCTTGGGGAGGGTGGAGCCTACCAACTCTCATCAGAACTCACCACCACAACCAGCCGTGTGA